The genome window AGGATGGAGTTCAGTCAATTATGTTGTTTACCTACTTTGGTTCTGCagattttattgaataaattaatttttcaatttgtgGTAATTTATGGAATTAAACATCTTTGTGTTTGTTCTGAACCCCTGCGTGGACATATATTGTTGTACAATTTTGTTCTATCTTCTTGTCCTGCAAATGATTAATCATGTAGTTCATTCATGTTTGTTGTTTACATACACTGGTTCTGCAGATTTTTGTgaataaattgatttttttaatttgtggtGATATAGGGAAATTGTAAATCTTTTCATTTGTTCTGCACCATTTATAAATTGTTCACTTATGTTGACAGGTTAAAGTTCGCCACTGTGACAACCATGTCACGTGTAGCTGTAAATTTTTCTTCCGAAAAGGCTATCTATGCAGACATTCTTTTGCGGCGCTGCACCGGTGTAGAGTGAAGCAGATATCCAGACAATTTGTTAAGCCTAGGTGGTCTAAGAACGCAATCAAGGAACAACATCAATTTCTTGGATTCTCGCACATTAGTGAAGATTGCAGCCAAAGCGAAAGAATAAAGTTAAAGAGAAGACGTGCTTGGTTTGAAATTCAAAACTTTTTGAACATGGCCGATGACGATGAAGACCATCTCGATTTGATTTTAAGTGGTGTGCAAACCATCCATTCTTCATTGTTGCAAAAGTTTGGGATACAATCACCAAATAAGGTTGCAAAAAGAGTAGATAGGTTTGTTTGCCCCTCTGAACAAGAAGAGATATCCGTGCAGAATCCAGAAGTTAGTCAGAATAAGGGTTGTGGTAGTCGGATCAAAAACAGCCGGGAACTGTCCAGGGAAGATAGGAAAAAACGGAAGTGCAGCAACTGCGGAGAAATGGTCCGGCATAATGCTCGGATATGTCCTGAACCCAAGAAAACATAGTCCAGCATCAATAAGTTATTTGCTTAGATTGTGAACAAATTTACATTCTAGACTGTTTATGATTCTTTATAACTTACTGTGCTAGTCATTGTATTTCTTTTACTAGACTTGATTTTGTTTGGAAGATTTGCTCTTATATTTCTTTGGCATGCACTTGTTTAGTAAGGTACTTTGTTGGTTCTTTATTAGCCACCTTAAAATCCGTGGTTAGCCCTTAAGACCTAGGAATAATGCATGTCAGTTAACAGGCTGGAATTGTTGCTTTACCAAAAGATTACATGCTATGTTATATTATCCTCAAATTGGATGCCCCGTTATTCCATTTCACTTaaatgtttgtgtttttcacCTTTTATATCCTCAATTTCTAGCTTATTATtggagtttataatcactgagCTGAATGTCCATGTTTTAATGTTTCTTTGTTGAACTTCCAGCCCTGTTTTAGAGGAGTATCTTAATTTCCTATTTGGTCACACAACCTTTTTAATCTGTTTACCCAGTTAATTTAAGAAATTAAATTCATTCCTATGTCCCCTTTACACCTCTTATTTAGTTGTATTACAAGACTTTAACAAATAATTTGTCACTGTCACTAGTTTGATCTCTAAGCCATGAGTAACCACTAATAAGATGTATTGGAAATTAAATCTCATACATTTTACTAAAAACAAGCAACATTCCTACTGAATAGAGTGATAGTATAATTAAGAACTCTGcccataattttcaaaaataataaaagcatTAAGGAAATAGTCAACATTTGTCATGTGACAATTTAAGTAGAGCATAACATAAATTCAATCGGAAATAGGAGTCTGATGCTTTCCTAAAAGTTTCAATCCACACTTAATTAATAGGATATGACCATATTACACTACTCTCTATTCTACAATCTTCTTCCCATTCGCCAAATATGTTGCCTCTCGCATCACCAAGTCCTTTTCACTGTTGTTCTGCCACGTTAGGATTTTGTGACCTTGTCTACCTGCAACTTGTTCAGTATAGACTTCTGATTGTCCTATAAAGTCAACACGTTCATAATCAGCAAGAAATAGATGACCACATTTAAGAAATGCAGAAAGCACCGGTTCacatgaatatataataaaaacaaatctCACATCCCGTCCATATTCCGGTCCTTGACGCTAATACATCCCATACACGTTTCCATATGTCGCATGGTAAATATTCCACAGTCAACAGAATTCTCGTTACTTTGCCAGCCGAGTCTCACCACTCTCGGTCGAAGCTTCACAATTTCACTAAACTTGGGCAAGTTGTAAATTGAAATCCAGTCGCAAAAGCATTCATGCTGTTAAGACATAAAATGAGTATAAAATATCAGAATCTTGCTAATGTCATATAAGATAGCAAAGCTCAAAGTGCTTTTGTAGTAGACCTCCTTATTTACCAATGATTTCACTAAATTAAGTAGTCAGGACAACTTTCTGTGGTAGGCCTATGAAATGTACTACACAGTATCAACCCTAACTTTATACTAGTACTATGCACTATATATAACTGATTTAATTTACTTAGGTTCCTTAGAGACTGATGGATaagtgatatttatatttattttataactttCCGTATATTGTCATGTTTTTGCACAATCAAAAACCTGTAGTATTAGATTGTAGggaaaattataagaaattgTCCTGCTAAACTATGGCTACcaaatcaaattcaaaatacTCAATGAAAAGTACGGTAGAGCAAAACTAGTGCAGAACAATAAATAGTGCAGAACAAAACTTAGCATGAATCATGTCTACCAAATCAAATCCAAAATACTCAATGAAAAGTACGGTAGAGCAAAACTAGTGCAGAACAATAAATAGTGCCGAACAAAACTAGTGCAGAACAATAAATAGTATAGAACAAAAGTAGCGCAGAATAAAATTACCACAACGGAAAATGTAAGACCATGGAATGCAGAACAACATCGGgataaaaaatagtaaatattagTTGAGGCACAAGTCGGAAAAAATGAGAATCACTACAACACACATGGGAGAAGTGAGTTCAACCGGATTGCAAAGTATAAACATGTTATTAAAAGAACATAAATTCACTTACCAAACGTTGTGGTAAGTCGCCGTACATTTGGTGAAAATCGGCATTTTGAACTCGGTTTGTTCAACAAAGAGCCATCAACTAGAAAACTAACACAAAGAACACTAGCATTCGCTTTGTGGACCTGTTCTGCACAATGTCTACATTGACAAAGCTCTGTAAACAACAAAACCCCTAAACAATTTGACAATTTCGCCAAGAACAATTTGCTTAACCAGGGagattttattcaattaaaattacaTGCAACCAACATCTCGGCAATATTAAGCACGAGGAACAAGAAAACAATCTTAGTCAATCCGATTCAGTTGATTAATTTGTGTAGCAACATACCTGAACTCATTCTTCTTGTTCAACCAAATTTGCTACGCTGGGTCACGGTTTATATGACGCTTACAATGTGATGTTGCCCTTGTTCTTCTTCTATGCCGTCTACAAAGCTTCGGTGATTTGGATAGTAATGAGGAAGTAATTTTGGGAGGACAATAGTACTGATAACTGTAAAATTCAAGGCGTATCCTACAGGATTATGATCGTGTCTCTATACGGTACTCTATAcgttttaattatgttttttttagtaGAAAGTGCAAGACACGTGTACTGCAGATCTGCTGTTTATTTGCTTCTAATCCTACGGTGTTGGATAAGGTCTCCAAGTCCTCCAAAAAAACAAGACTCTAAGGagcccaactctctctctctctctctctctctctctctctctatatatatatatatatatatatatatatatatttaaaattactaatGTATTATAATAGTTTTAGGTAACACATCAATTCTCAAAAGGTTATAAGaatgaaaattaattataactTTTCGTAAAAATATACTACCGATTTTCTTGTTAACGttgtctttaaaatattatcaaatatttattacatgtgagttatcaatttattttttaataataaaaaaataaacatattacTGTAATAGATTACGAACTAATctagtaatttatttatattctactcaaatatataatattattgtctctacattatattaattaatataaaaaataaaaaggttatttgagtaaaatataatttctaataaaaacaatatataattatgcatgTCATATCTTAAATATTGTTTTAATCATCCGATCTGTTTATTACATGGTTCGGCCCCAAACTTAAATATATAGTAATTACCAAAGCATTTAATACTTCAAATCCACTATTTTGTGATTAACGTCTCTgataaattcatattttataattatttccgGATTGAAATCGAAatcatctttttaaaaaatttaatagatgTTGGAATGAAACAAACCGtacttttttagttttaaattcgGTACAGGAAAGTTCTTgattacttttataattttatcatttaaaatagataaaataaattaacacatGCCATGTTTCCATCATAACTTTAACACCAATAATAAAGTTTATATATCCACACgaatataattaattgaatcaatttataatatcatgctatattacttttaatattttgatacatAATTCATATCTCTAATATagctaaaattatttattttcaagtaTTTAAGATGATTTCTTGAATATTTCCGATatccaaaccaatttttaataaaaaaatttccaaaaagaAAAACACTTTCCATTAACCTGAATAAAATAAGGATAAAATTTCCAGCTGCCGATACAACCAGATTGGAAAACaaactataaaaataattagatgatttgtttcctaatcatttaacatttaaattttaaattttttaaagttaaaatGAGCTAATAATATTTTAAGCGACCCAAATTGCAACACCATCCCACAAAACATCACAATTGACCTatcacataaaaattattatacgaCGGATATTGCCCAAAGTGTAAACCGCTGATGGATGAACATGAGAGGTGAGCTATTTCCAAAATTATCCATGGCTCAAATTTGACGCTGACTTTCCAAATATCTAAAAACAGCAATAGAATCGAAATCCAACATCATATACACTCAatcataattaaacaaaaacataacaaaatcaAAAGGAGACACAAAACAACCACTCCAAAAAATAGAGACACACGGACATCCAAAATATTggatttattgaaataaaatcagcgaaaatgaaagaaaacaaaaaaataggacTTTTTATTAGATAAAAACCAATAAAAGCATCTCAACTAACttgaaaaaggaaaaaacaaaAGATGGGAGGCGACTCTTCTTGCACtaaattttttcttataaatctcttactccctccgtctttttttagttgtcacatttggttttgtgccggtcaaattgaccaaagtttgatcgtaatttattaatattttatcaattgataaaataataaaatatgtcatTGGAAATAACttataatctattttaagatgtaattttcagattttaaaaataatgaaagagtgacttataatctctAGTAAAAAGTTAGTCAAATTGACCGATAAAGAAATgcgacaactaaaaagggacggagggagagagctactccctccttcccattttaactgtccagtttgacttttgaatggtcaaattgaccaaatgttgattgaaatttatgcatatagtataattttaaaaaataaaaaaaattatattattctagtgtacatacaatatattataaaacataatttttacttttttaaaataataataaatttgttctatatggttgataaaaaattgattaatttgatcGTTGAAAGTTAAAATAGGACTATTAAAATGAGAAGGAGGAAGTAATAAAAGACCCACTGCACATAGGGATGGGCACGGGGCACTTCGGGggcggggagtgctatccccgaccccgatccccgaattgaATACCCATCCCCgcccccgccccgaaccccgaacggggattattttcctctccgatccccgccccgaacggggaacggggatcccgcggggattcggggaattttagtttttaataaaaaaattataactttataatatataatatactttttaataaacaaacaaactactaactcctaatatactaataaaatattattattttatattttcaatatcaaatcatattaaaattgatttataatataaataaatgacaatttaaaatatattatattacaatatatttataatcaatcaataaaaataaagatcattttctaatttttattatattaaaaaatttatctatttttaataatatatttagtataatatatataaatatattattatttatatatatacacaatcggggtcggggatcggggcggggagacatcaatccccgaccccgccccgatccccgaattttttttaaaactttccccgatccccgccccgcccccgaaaaattccccgaatccccgacccgaacggggcggggatcggatcggggtcgagcggggcggggtgaatgcccatccctaaCTGCACAGGTCAAATCATAAAATACACTGAATATGGGTTATCCAGTCAACAGGAAGCCATGATATGTTTTGAGATGGCAATTTCATAGAGAATGTGGTCCATCCTCTGGTCGACTGGTCCTGGGTCAGAAAAAAAGAGTCAACTATAGATGGGCTCAAGTCATTCTGAACCTCACCATATATTGGTGGGTAGTTTTGCAACCATCCTCTTGTGTCTACTAAACAAAAGTTTTAATAAGtcagaaaataaaatagaaatggTAGTTTAACGGTGTCTGTATGGTCTATGATGGAAAGGAAATTactcaaagaaaaaaaatacacaataaaaaatattgaattttatgaCCAACAGAACTTGAAATAAAGTCCTCAAGATACAGTAATACAACAATAAAGAGAAATGGGCTTTCATAACATAATGAATATGCAACTTGAAGTTATATTTATGAACTCTACAACTTTACCTAATTGACTTGTCAAGATTGGGCTGCCATCATAGTAATTGGGCCTGGCCTTTTAGTTTATCAAAATCTTTTAGCTCATCGAATGCTAGTTAAGCTTTCATGTATTATCAAATTAACtcccgttttttttttttttttttctgtcagGAAATCAACTCCCGTTTTTGATTATGTAAAAAACGTATCTCAgctatagaataaaataaagttatacCTAGAGTGATATGGGCTGTTTGGAGCCATTTTATCATGAGGGTTTTCGCTTGTTTTTTCTAAAGCGGCTTTCGGATTTGTAAGTCGGAAACAATTTATTTGTATCGTTTGCATGGAAGATGTATAAGTCAATTTCTGACTTGTAAGTCAGAGTTTGGAAATTTGAAAATCCTAAATTTTTCTAGcgagttatttttatttttgaattttgattttgcaaaaatatagaagaccattttaaaagatatataataatttattattatattaataatttttataccccGATAATTTGtgaatatcaaaaaatttatccaaacacataaattaaaaattatttctcacTTATAactaacttataaattattttgaacttttatattttctgaataaaaattttctatctaaaattgtatacagaaaagaaaattttcaaaaacaattacgaaactatgttttatatgcatgTTAAAATGGCttatttgagggcgttaattgtgtcttaattaagggcgttaatattttattaattgtgccttaattaagagtttaattgtctcaattatgagttatcataattgtgtgAATATTTTAAACACCGCATGCATATACacgtgattttattaataattaatcattggatatatttttttataatatatataatatataattgttatatattgacttatattttttgtttcctttgttttatttttcaggattcttggaagaagacgggtttttcttttcggacattaaagttttattgtctaaatttccccggtcatcttgcatgtccgacggttagataataagctttcttgaatgaaagaattatcacggtgaattgtcGGTTCATAtttgtgagatttattctcaatttcaaaaaaaaaaaatgcatgtcGAACAatgcaaataaataaatgagatgGACAAAAGAAACATATATGAGACATATCATTTTTGTGTTTAGTTCTAAAATTTTATCTCAGAATTCGTCGTATCGAAAATATATGAAGTATAGTGGCTGTTTGGGTAGTAAAAGGCGGAGCTACTTCTGACTCCcgtttttcttgacccgtttgtgtatataagtataacacttttaagaaactgagaatCTTAACTTTTCTCTCAGAGTTTCTGATTCTTTTCCAAAAACTCTATTAACTTATTCATTTATTAacttattcacttatttacttttcacttctactccactttttttaaacaaaaagtcattttttttaagttagcCCAAACGGgctcataatattttaaagttggAGCAACTCTTAAAGTATATATGACAACTTCTTCGATAAGTTTAGCTTTGGTTGCCTATATTACATCATTGGACATTCTGTAAAATTTGTgttgaaattataaaatattatactttgATAGTATTGATTATGTTTTGAATATATAACTTTAACATGGTATTAAATGATACTCCTTCTGTCCAGTCAATTgtctcgacacgcattttaagcctcttataaaacatatttcaacaaattatttttaagattctctttttttgtataaaaatataaatgttatatttttatacagaaaaggaaaatcttaaaaataagctgcagaactatgttttattgAAGCTATAAAATCCGTGTCACGCCCCCGtctcccaatgtatactattgactgggacggagggagtatatattattcTCACACATTTTTAACAGGTTTGTAGAGATTCgataaatatagtcaatatgaGTAAATTGGTGTATTTATAGACAAAGGGTGtataccattaaaattgaaaattttgtaaatatctctcaattttttatttatataatttattaacgaTTTTTAGCTAAGGATTCTATATGGAGATCCTCTAAGAGAATCTCCAACAGGGTTGCTAAAATTGGTTGGCGAAATTGAATCTATAGGACATTATGtaaaactagcataaaagcccgtgcgaggcacgggctcgtagtttataataaatatttatattaaaattatgtattttgattttaatttaatttttttataatatatttgatttataattatatatatataagtttattttaaaaatcaactaataatgttaataatatttttattcaacttGAACTAACACAACATAATTTGTATACGAGACGTTTATACTGAGATTAATTTGTCCTGTAGATTATTTAATCGAAATTCGATAGTTAAAATTAGGTCAAATTGATTTGATATAATCATATGATAGATGATCATTAATTGAACTTTATCTAGGGAACATGCATAGTCGGTATTAATTTTAAACTCCTTAGTATATACTTACAGTTTGTCATACTGGATGATACATTCATCACCTTTAATTGATCATCTATTGCTCCATTATTAATGAAAACATATCTATATATTACATGCTTCTTTAAGAAATTTTTATGACGATTATTTATCTATCATTCATTTATTAGATTTGGTGTTACGAAATTACTCAGTCGATATTCAAAGATAGATCATCTCCTAATTGATTTTTACATTATTTGCATGACACGTAACTTGATTTTGAGTCTAACTTTTGGCCACTTTCACAAAACTTGGCTATATTTGTGAAGTTTGATACATCTCGTTCTGATTCTTGTATTTCTCAAGTCTAAGTACTTATTCTCAATAGGCTTATTAAGCTAAATAAATTTAATGTGCAATTCAGAATCACTAAATTATTTACTGATCAACGGTATATGGATGAACTCTTTCACCCTCTTTTTATGATCTATTTTAGGTCACACACATAGGAGTGAGCATTGTAGAGTTTAATGACATAATTCTAATTCGAAAAGAAATTTTTTGCGCAAATTAATTAATCAGGACTATATAACCATgtgtcaaaattaattaaataatgacGCTATTATAAATGAGTGAGTAATGAATGTAATAAATACAATTAACATAACAAAGGAATATAATTATTCAATAGTATTTGATAGTTTAAATGTAATAAATGCATTAATTGATGGCTTTCCTGTAATTATGAGATAAGTACGGGTATATTCGACTTTTCACGACCATTTTCTTGACAATTTTTGCCCTTGGTTgtcttattatatatactagcctttaacccgtgcgaagcacgagcgggtatatagttcgtaatttattatttataatttaaattttgacatcattttattagtattttagtattaatggattgaattttaattaaattttattattcaactgactatattatatatatatatatatatatatatatatatatatatatatatatatatatatatatatatatatatatatatatatatatatatatatatatatatatagagtgaggttccagagaaaactcagttatcaagaaaaccgagaaacccTCTTAGATGCCGTTgattataaaatagaataataaatttaatttaaaatttagagggGCAATCTTGGacataatcttatttatatatcaGCATATCTTCTATTCTTGGTATGCTGCACAACTCAATAATGTCAACTCAATAATGTCAATCTAATATCAATCAAATTCTACCCGAATCAAAAATCTAGACAATCTTGGACGGAatcttattcaaatatttgcataccttttatttatgatatcttGTACAactcaatatcttttatttttttcaaaaatctgcataaaatagttaatggaatctagttatattttattattatgaatataaacatCTAAAGGAATTCAATTAGATCttatacatttaaaaaatcgaattcagtaattttatacatttaaaaagtataatgaaatttttattaggtgtttttttattttgcttgtaCTATAAATTTGttgacaaaaaatattaatttagaaaaaattaaatttggtcAATTAAACTTGGAAGGACCAACCCACATCAACCCACATCAAGTAACTAAGGAAATATTTTACTGAAAGATTCTTTAAGAGGAAGATCTCGTCAAATATGAAATTAATGTCattaatttaatgtatttttatgtTACAAAAAGATTTCATATATACTAGATTTGATTGATATCATCAAATATCACAATATAGATCACTATTCTACAAATTTGAGTGAACATCTATCGGAAtctcataatattataatattttaatatttaactaagTGTTCacgtgtattttaatatttaatattttattatattcaaccaaacattttaaagaatcttcatataaaaaaatgatatctttaataaaatcatgATCAAATTGTACTTtctaatatgaaataaatattcaGAGTAATGTACAAGTGAacatctacaagaatctctacATACTGTTATGAGATAGAAGtaagtaaaattataacttaagtcattgtatacaatttttagtaaatttgtaatattaatattataatattaattagtagaatcttaattaattatcacttaattaaataaattatgttaatttaattatttttttatttaaaaagaacacatattatatatgatcaaTAAACGGAACACCTAACAACTTCcaatttagttataattttacttaaatCTATCTATCTCATAATAGTATGTTGAGATTCTAGTAGATGTTCACTTATACATTActctaaatattaatttcattatcattttttttcgctcaatcattaaagtaatattaaattattatttttattacagattaaaaagaataattagattatgattttattaaagataccatttttttatatgaagattcttaaaaatgtttggttgaatacaacaaaataataaagattaaaaGACACGTGAACACTTAGTTGAACAtgaaaatatcataatattatgaGATTCCGATAAATGTTCACTCGAATTTgtagaataatatatagtagaatagttaaattgatattttaataaatttatattattgtgaaaTGTTTGCTCAAATATAATCGAATAATATATAGtcgaatttttaaaagaatccTCATAcaacattataataatatctaaagGAACACTTAAAGAAACCTCCTACgtcaaaaaattatagataaaaataaatacctaAATAAAGGTGAatcttttgaaattcaaattttgaaattcaaatttaagacACACTAAATGCTCTGGCTCATTGATTGAGATACGaataatatagaaaaggaaatcaattaattgcataacttattatttatgttagtcaaaaaatgtgtatattttaaaattatatctatctCATAATAGTATGTTGAGATTCTAGTAGATGTTCACTTATACATTActctaaatattaatttcattatcatttttttcgctcaatcattaaagtaatgttaaattattattattattattatagattaaaaagaataattagattatgattttattaaaga of Daucus carota subsp. sativus chromosome 3, DH1 v3.0, whole genome shotgun sequence contains these proteins:
- the LOC108212695 gene encoding uncharacterized protein LOC108212695; translation: MEFSQVKVRHCDNHVTCSCKFFFRKGYLCRHSFAALHRCRVKQISRQFVKPRWSKNAIKEQHQFLGFSHISEDCSQSERIKLKRRRAWFEIQNFLNMADDDEDHLDLILSGVQTIHSSLLQKFGIQSPNKVAKRVDRFVCPSEQEEISVQNPEVSQNKGCGSRIKNSRELSREDRKKRKCSNCGEMVRHNARICPEPKKT